One genomic region from Oncorhynchus clarkii lewisi isolate Uvic-CL-2024 chromosome 21, UVic_Ocla_1.0, whole genome shotgun sequence encodes:
- the LOC139378602 gene encoding ankyrin repeat and SOCS box protein 13-like codes for MENPAIMEMTAARRSNFGDIGFWADRTALHEAASLGRALQVKQLIEGGASVNMVTVDNITPLHDACIQGHPNCVRLLLDAGSQVDVRTIHGSTPLCNACAAGSLECAKMLLEHGAKVNPSLTALTASPLHEACIKGNADIARLMIAHGALLEAFDLQFGTPLHAACAKEHVDCARVLLKAGAKVNAAKFHETALHHAARVEMVDMIELLVDFGGNVYVTDNDNKKPIDYTKPGSPTEQCLQYYESTPLSLQQLSRVTLRTLLGTRALEVVGQLDISQRTISYILCEGC; via the exons ATGGAAAATCCTGCAATAATGGAAATGACAGCGGCACGGCGTTCGAACTTTGGAGATATTG GGTTTTGGGCAGACCGAACCGCGTTGCATGAGGCCGCGTCCTTAGGCAGGGCCCTTCAAGTGAAACAGCTGATTGAGGGTGGAGCATCTGTAAACATGGTGACAGTAGACAATATCACCCCGCTCCATGATGCCTGCATCCAGGGACATCCAAACTGTGTTCGACTGCTACTAGATGCAGGGTCTCAG gtggaCGTGAGGACCATCCATGGCAGCACTCCTCTCTGTAACGCCTGTGCTGCGGGGAGCCTGGAGTGTGCAAAGATGCTGCTGGAACATGGAGCCAAAGTCAACCCCTCCCTCACAGCACTCACTGCCTCTCCTCTGCATGAGGCCTGCATAAAGG GTAATGCAGATATAGCGAGGCTAATGATAGCGCATGGAGCCTTGCTAGAGGCCTTTGATCTCCAGTTCGGTACCCCGCTACATGCTGCCTGTGCCAAGGAACATGTGGACTGTGCCAGGGTGCTGCTCAAAGCAG GTGCCAAGGTGAATGCAGCTAAGTTCCATGAGACGGCTCTCCACCATGCTGCCAGAGTTGAGATGGTGGACATGATTGAGTTACTGGTGGACTTTGGAGGCAACGTGTATGTCACAGACAACGACAACAAAAAGCCCATAGACTACACCAAGCCTGGCTCTCCCACTGAACAATGCTTACAGTATTATGAAA GTACTCCTCTGAGTCTGCAGCAACTTAGCAGAGTGACTCTGAGGACGTTGCTGGGTACCAGAGCTCTGGAGGTCGTAGGTCAACTGGACATATCTCAACGTACCATCAGCTACATTCTCTGTGAGGGGTGTTGA